The Natronoglycomyces albus genome has a segment encoding these proteins:
- a CDS encoding beta-ketoacyl synthase N-terminal-like domain-containing protein has translation MNSTVYLNRVVVTHPNDEASTTTQRPIWDTATKLAVETLTRLLADAPLSENDTTGIIVATRHGGLASVLNFTSQTFTRPKPYQVPPAHFPGTLLNYIAGQCTIVHKVTGPAFTLGAGTASLAQSLSLARTLLTSGRATRVLCGAVEETSAWREAVEQPLARRRRPPQGAGCVMLDLSRSPGLALIRSESTALCDCDPTAALEEVRNSLGPSLPTTLIDPYGLAGNGNRDQGTNLTDTASALPFFALISQLERTGPSLLLGLDDTGIAWGVCTDRSEP, from the coding sequence GTGAACAGCACCGTCTACCTAAACCGCGTTGTTGTGACACACCCGAACGATGAGGCAAGTACCACCACTCAGCGTCCGATCTGGGATACAGCGACGAAGCTGGCCGTAGAAACCCTTACACGACTGCTAGCCGATGCCCCACTGTCGGAGAACGACACCACTGGAATCATCGTCGCCACGCGGCACGGTGGATTGGCATCGGTCCTCAATTTCACCAGCCAAACATTTACCCGACCAAAGCCATACCAAGTCCCTCCCGCGCACTTTCCGGGAACCTTGCTTAACTACATCGCAGGGCAATGCACCATCGTCCATAAAGTTACTGGCCCTGCGTTCACTCTCGGCGCGGGAACCGCCAGCCTTGCCCAAAGCCTAAGTCTGGCCAGAACCCTTCTAACGTCTGGACGGGCTACCAGGGTGCTCTGTGGAGCGGTCGAGGAAACCTCAGCGTGGCGCGAGGCCGTAGAACAACCGCTAGCGCGGCGACGACGACCACCCCAAGGCGCCGGGTGCGTCATGCTCGACCTGTCGCGGTCGCCGGGATTGGCCCTCATCCGATCCGAATCAACCGCGCTATGTGACTGCGACCCCACAGCTGCCCTCGAGGAAGTTAGAAACAGTCTCGGTCCCTCGTTGCCAACAACGCTCATCGACCCTTACGGACTCGCTGGAAATGGCAATCGCGACCAAGGGACGAACCTCACCGATACCGCTTCCGCACTGCCCTTCTTCGCACTCATATCGCAGCTGGAACGGACCGGGCCCTCCCTGCTGTTGGGATTGGACGACACCGGAATCGCCTGGGGTGTGTGTACCGATAGGAGCGAGCCATGA